The Argopecten irradians isolate NY unplaced genomic scaffold, Ai_NY scaffold_0211, whole genome shotgun sequence genome includes the window CTAATAAAGGATAAAACGTTCATTAAACTTCAattgaaaatttatataaaaaagtgTCAAACGTattcttattttgttttgttaatttcaattttctgtCACTAATTTGTGTTTAGTCACATGTGAATATGAATAGTTTATATTATGGATACAGTGTAAATTGCAAGAAACCTTCATTATAACgacaaataaaactttttttctgcTTGATTTATCAAAAGTTGAAATATTCTAAAGTTGGGACGCTTACTTTTGCAAATACGATAAGTGCTATGAATTTCACCTGACTAACATTCATTTACTTTCGGAAATTATTTTAACCGatatttatctatttgtccCTTGTTGGTGAATGTCTTCCTCTTCTCGTCACCAACTCACACACCCACTGACTCACTGACTGACTGACTCACTGACTGACTGACTGACtgactcactcactcactcactcactcactcactcactcactcactcactcactcactcactcactcactcactcactcactcactcactcactcactcactcactcactcactcactcactcactcactcactcactcactcactcactcactcactcactcactcactcactcacccactcactcactcactcactcactcactcactcactcactcactcactcactcactcactcactcacccaCCCACCCCACCCACCACTCACTCACCacccactcactcactcactcactcactcactcactcactcactcactcactcaacCCCTCCGTCCCTAAATACACCACTCAACTACTTACTGAAGCAATTAAGGTTGGTCAATACTTTTAAAAACCgtgccaattcatatgacgctataccagaagtttgttttgaattacagaatggtttccgatacgctacGACATCCCactgttaaaatatattatttcaatagatgaaaattgtctatatataattttgaatgtttaaaatcatgaaaaaatcaaatcaaaacaatGAAGTGAAAATTAGATTTTGCGATCTCTTCAAAAACCGGGAACAAAGTTCGTTGCAATAAGTGATAAGAGGGAACCCGtccggaccgaaattccggaaatCTAAAGAAATCGCAGACGGATttcattaaaacacaaaatgtgcagcaaatcataaaaacaaacattaaccagattttatatcacaaaaacatatgaactgatATCGAATATTTGATTTGCggcatgatttaaaaaaaaatatcccatCTCATCATTGGATGAAAAaggggtagggttgcgagttacaaacttcaagctttcaaaattgtgaaaattttatcgaggaccccatgtttttatatgatatttgacaaTTATAATACCTTGGGTATATCATATGCAAATATTGTGGttttgacatgggttttcatgtCCTTTTTGgctttttcattgattttttagggcaaaaatatggcaaaacatgataattacgtataaaaacggtcctgggaaataacgaaaattaattagcatttgtaaaaatacaacagttctgtatattgttctatcgttcGAAATGTAGGACAAAAAATCGCCCTGATATTAGAGAGAATATaactttataatttttttttctattttcggccaGCAGATTTGCACGAATGGTATATTTCAAgttcaaatatctcaaaaagtagttcgagaacatcAATGTTGTTTTGTAGATTTGAAATCAGattgaaaaatgcaagaaaataagatttgttagaaaaaataataacgGATTTTCCCAAACGTATTGATCTACCTTAACCACTTACTCACTCACTCAACTAGGCATTCAACCACTCACTCAACCACTCACTTAGCCTCTAACTAATTAACTAATTTACTATCTCATTCAACCACTTACTGAACCACTTACTCAACCACCTACTGAACTCACTCATTCACTCATTCACTCACGCACTCACTCACTCATTCACTCACTCAcgcactcactcactcactcactcactcactcactcactcactcaacCACTCAACCACTCACTCACTCAACCACTCAACCACTCACTCACTCATTCAACCACTAACtaactcactcactcactcactcactcactcactcaacCACACACTCACTCAACCACACACTCACTCAACCACTCACTAAACCACTCACTCAACCACTCAACCACTCACTCAaccactcactcactcactcactcattCAACCACTCACTCAaccactcactcactcactcactcactcactcactcactcactcactcactcactcattCAACCACTCACTCAaccactcactcactcactcaaccactcactcactcactcactcactcactcactcactcaacCACTCAACCACACACTCACTCACTCATTCAACCACACACTCACTCAACCACTCACTCAACCACTCACTCAATCACTCACTCAAACACTCAATCACTCACTCAACCACTTACTAATTTACGAATTTACTAACTCATTCAACCACTTACTCAACCACTTACTTAACAACTTACTCTCTctctcactcactcactcactcactcactcactcactcactcgcTCTCTCACTCACTctctcactcactcactcactcactcactcactcactcactcactcactctttcactcactcactctctCACTGACTCACTCACTCTCCCATTCACTCAAAATGTCAATTAAAACAGAAAGTAGTCAAAGACAAATAATCGTTGTGCAGAATGTACATACATACCGTATAACCTGTTAACAATAACACATCTAGGGCAGCCCTATCTCGCTGTATGGTTCTAATAAACGTGTtagtaacaattaactgatggCAATACATATTTGATTGTGATAATTTTGTCACAACCATCTGTCTATTTAATCCTGCTGGTAATACgcattttcattggttgaaacattttgatatatcattttatatcgtaaaaacaacatttcttCTTCTGGTAATACgcattttcattggttgaaacattttgatatatcattttataaacaACATTTCTTCTGATGGGCCGATATAACAGCGTTTACCTTGAATAATGTATTTAGAGAATGTCACTGACCTTGGTTTTCAGAATCCTTGTCTGATTCTAAAACTTCGTCCAAACGATCAGTTGCCATGTCGACCATCTCCATCGCCTCAGCAATGTGATGGAATGTTTGATTTGGGTAGATGTTTGTCCATTTCAGAAACATCTTGGTGATGATTGTGATTCCTGCCAGGCTGGTTGACTCCCATTTAGTTTGATCTCTATCTGGGTAAGGCAGACCAAGTTTCGCAAAGAGCATTTCACATCCAGATGCCTCGACTAGACGGGACAGACGACCCAGTTCTCGTGGAGTCGGCCTGCGGTTAGATGTAATGATGTCATTCCTTGTCTCTGAAATATTTTGGAATAACAATGTAATAATGTGTATCTTGTtgaatgaattatatattttgtaccaTCATCGGTTCAAAACTGGCATACTAGCTCTGGTGTATTAATAAAGTTTGAACAATGATtgcagggattttaagaaaatgaatGGAAGTGTTTGTGTAATTTAGAGATATACTTACTCGATACATCCGAATCGTATCCCGCATCTCCAGAGCCCTTACGAATggaagaaacattttttttctaaagaatactcgaaaataataatatcaataaaatactaTGCAATATATCGGCTTGCAAAAAACGCATAAATATTAATGCAGTCATATTTATGAACGTTgaatacatgtacgtgtatttcaAATGTGACGCAATACTTCATTTGACTTGTGACATCTAGCATGAAAAACCATACACTAAGCATTACCATCACAGTGATTCATAATGAAGTCAATATGCCTGGATATTCGTCTGAATCAGTAAACCTATTCCCGTTATTCACATTATTTAAAGGAAATAGAAAAATTAGGTACAtttaaatgtaaacatttattttgctGTTAACCATAACGTATACCTCAATTCCCCAATAAATGGCGTCTGTCTTAGACAAACGATGTTGTCCTTGGCATTCCCCTCCTTTGCATGGTACGCCGCTTTCTGAGTTGATGACTCTGTATAGGTGTACCGGAGTATCGTAAGGAGTCAGGTAAAAGCTGCAATGTAGTTTGTGCGTGAATTGAAAGTGTTCTTGATTGCTCATTAGCAATGTTTTCAGGATAATTTGCTCAAACGATTGTCGTAGGAGTTTTCCAGAGTCATCCGGAAGACCGCCTGCTGAGGTACTGAAGGCCGTCAAAGCAATGGTGGATCGTTCTGCATGCATGGACAGAATCATTCTGTAGTTGTCATCGACTTCGAAGCAGACAAAGCCGTTATAGAGACAATCTTTATGGTCTGATGTTGTCCCACTACCAGTAGTTGCTTCTCTCACACTTCGTTTTGCCAGCGACGTCAGCTTGTACATCTTCATTACGCTAGCCAAGATTCGCTGGAACAATTCATTAGACATGTATGCATTGAATACAAAGCACAATGTTTTGGAGATATGATTCTTTAGCTGCTGGATACTTGTGACCCTACTTGTGATGTCGCTGACGTCTTGTAGCACTCTGAGTTTGCTAGGAACTATATAGGTCTCGGTGAACTGTGATActgtttttgaaatttgaaCTTTCACTACCAAGCCAAATTTTTCCATCAGAGCAAAGAGTGCTGATCTGTATGGACGAAAagctttgttttcttttctctcGAGGAGACCGTCAATCACCTCTTCAGTCAGCTCTCCATTTGACTTGTACAACCTCAATTTTCGGAACAGCGGGATGTCGTCTGTAGGTAAGAATCTATTATCCGTGACGAAAATGTTTATGAAATCTGCAAGCCATTGTGGGTCCGTAACCACTATGTCGAACTCTCGGAAATAAATCACAGACCTTGTGCAGTGCAGGTATCTAAACATAAACGACAACTTTCTTATCACTTACATTGGGATAAATGAAATCATGTTTACgtctttgttttaaaaatataattccTAAATCAAAACCAGTCTTTAAAGACAAAACGTTAatgaattatgaaataaataggTTAtcattcaaaacaaattttgatgATATATGCTTTCTATTTGCGAGTGATCTTTTCGTTCTCTACTAAACGTAAATAATACTccaatattacatttctttgGAAAACAGGTCAAATTTATTGAAGATTAAATTAAATGACACTTCCGCCGACTACTATATCAATATGAATGCCTACTCACTCCAATGCAagtttgatttcattttcatcTGCAAAAGGGGCAATCGACGATTTGTTCATTTCTATGACCTCTGCCAATCGGAATACCCTCTTGCCCTTTTCTCTTGCCTTGAGTAAGTCCAGTTCTAGTTTTAACCACTTAGTTGGTAGTTCTCTTTCCCATTGATCTTGGTGCACGGCTGCCTCCGTGATAAGGCCTCGAAGATTTTCAAATTCAGCTGTATCAACAAGGCTATTGTCAACCGTGCAAAATTTGATACAATGGAAATCCGAAAGCTCCGGAAATTCTGAGATACTGTTTAGTATTGACTCTATATCTTCGTTGAAATCCtagaataaatatttcaaaaaatgaaaattaatatggAAACTAGAATGTCCATCCTTATTCGTACTTTACGATATTATTAGACAGTGTCAATAAAAACGACAATATAACGTGACGCTATCCAAATTGGtagaaaattgttaaaaatttcTTACGTGTGCTTGCATCAAGAGTTTTCTCTTATAATTCAACAAATGGATACCTTTAATTTAAATTTcttgatttgtttacttgtctgCAGTgcgtatatttataaattataattttttatttgttttcatactaatttgtgattggcagattctttttcttaaTACTActatgaagaagaaaaaacgaGAATGGCGCGATATAAAGGGATAACTTCACACCTATTTTGACGATACAAGAAGAAGCATACGTTGGCCGCAATAGCCACTGTACAGTGGCAATACTATATATACCTTTGACGATTTCTTTAATACATCGAGGAAGGTGCCGACAAATATGATCGGAGGAGCATGTGTCTTGAACTTGGGAGCATTTAGTTCATCTGAAGAAAATGTGCCAATCAGGCGAATCCATTTCTTCAGTCGAtctgaaaaatgtcaaacatattaTTGTGATATTTAAAACTCAAATATATGGTACATTTCGGATAATATCCGGAATGTATTTCGTAAGCAACTCAAACTCAAAAGATACAATTTAAATATATCCTTCCCATTTATGTGGATATTTGTATAACAATATTGTATGCAAAATAAATCCATATAAAAATTTGCTATCACCATAATTGTACCGATTTGATTGACCAAATATGGGCCATTATTccgttaccatggcaacaatttattttaaaaatgttactATATTATTCGGCATAccttataaacaatatttaaaaatgtctcaatttcaaccaatcaaagTGACCATTTTGTTACCAAGGAAACCAGTCATTTCACTAACCCTTGTATATCAATTTTCACTTCAATcttacaatatctaaatttcaatcAAACAGGGGCCtccattttgttaccatggcaactattttttttaaagagatACCATGATAATCAGCATACATCATAACCCCTTGGTAACAATTTTCACTTCAATCTgacattttcttaatttcagcCAAAAATGTCGCTACCAGCACTGCTTTATTTAAAACACCAAGATCTCTTTTCCCggatttttaattttgaaactaattgatacttagacataaatatatccTGGGAGTATTTTTAATGCAGGGTAAGATTGCGGACAAAACCGTAACAGGGTGAGATGAGATGACAAAGAGTAATGCTTCGTTTTcgtttcgttttttttttaccgAAAAGTGTtcgttttctttttctttcttttataatattatttcaaacaagatt containing:
- the LOC138312113 gene encoding uncharacterized protein, with translation MADKTWQHSSDHTPTKTIEKRMAAMMPLHDDDELPLQESDRKRLREHAKEIDAIREHASMETTSDKAYLSLWDMGGHEAFQSSHTIFISSHGVYLLVFRLTHFLKDNQETDRLKKWIRLIGTFSSDELNAPKFKTHAPPIIFVGTFLDVLKKSSKDFNEDIESILNSISEFPELSDFHCIKFCTVDNSLVDTAEFENLRGLITEAAVHQDQWERELPTKWLKLELDLLKAREKGKRVFRLAEVIEMNKSSIAPFADENEIKLALEYLHCTRSVIYFREFDIVVTDPQWLADFINIFVTDNRFLPTDDIPLFRKLRLYKSNGELTEEVIDGLLERKENKAFRPYRSALFALMEKFGLVVKVQISKTVSQFTETYIVPSKLRVLQDVSDITSRVTSIQQLKNHISKTLCFVFNAYMSNELFQRILASVMKMYKLTSLAKRSVREATTGSGTTSDHKDCLYNGFVCFEVDDNYRMILSMHAERSTIALTAFSTSAGGLPDDSGKLLRQSFEQIILKTLLMSNQEHFQFTHKLHCSFYLTPYDTPVHLYRVINSESGVPCKGGECQGQHRLSKTDAIYWGIEGSGDAGYDSDVSKTRNDIITSNRRPTPRELGRLSRLVEASGCEMLFAKLGLPYPDRDQTKWESTSLAGITIITKMFLKWTNIYPNQTFHHIAEAMEMVDMATDRLDEVLESDKDSENQGGLVPIDVGRRVPSDQEIMKIADNIGNAYFNLFLELGLSPPTIEQQEVRFPNNIQSRLLALIRCWIDKFQTRATIGRLLIAMKYCQMDWHTTAQIWSPRPGNSGTASES